A window of Halomicrobium zhouii genomic DNA:
TCACGCCGATCCGACCGGCGCAACCAAAAATCCCGCCGTCCCGGCGGAACGAAGTGACTTTACTCGGCCGTGACCTACGCCGCGGCGTGCAAGTCGTCGGGTACCGTGCGCGGACGAACGAGCCGGCAGCGCTCCGTATCGCCGACGGGGGGACCGTCCGCGACGAGTGGCTCGAACCCGGCGACGAACTCGCCTACTCGCTGGGCGACCGGCACTGCGCGGGAACGGTCGATTACAGTGACGCCCACGGTGACACCGATGGCGACGAGAGCGACGACGTCCACCTCCCCTGTGACGCCGAGAAAGCGCCGTACTGCGACGTCCACACGTCCCGCTGGCCTTGCGCGCGCTGTACCGGCAACTGCGACATGCCCATCGACAACTGCCACGAGGAACACGCCATCTACCTCGCCGCCTTCGCGCCGGACGTGTTCAAGGTCGGCGTGACCAAACCGTGGCGCCTGGAACGGCGCCTCCGCGAGCAGGGCGCCGACAGGGCTGCTCACCTCAGGACCGTCGCCAACGGCCGCGTCGCCCGGGAAATCGAAGCCGAGATCGCGACCGACGTCGGTGACCGGGTTCGCGTCCCCACCAAGATGCAGGGGTTCCACGAGCCCGTCGACGATGGGGCGTGGGCCGACCTGCTCGCCGAGTACGACTACGAGACCACCTTCGAATTCGACTACGGCCTCGGGCTCGCCGACCGGCCGATGCCGGAGACCATCGCGACCGGGACCGTGGTCGGCGCGAAGGGACGGGTCGTGATCCTCGAGAACGGCGGGACGACCTACGCCGTCGATTTGCGTGATCTGGTGGGCTACGAGGTCGAAGACGAGGGGAGCGACAGGGAGTTGCAGTCCAGCCTCGGCGCGTTCAGTTGAATTAGATTCGGTTCGTTTTGTCCACACACAAAACATTTAATAGGTGAACGTGGCCTCAGCAGTGTGCAACGGGAAACCGCATTCGTGGGTGGCCTCGCCGTCGTCCTCCTGGCCATGCTCGTCGGGGTGACTGCCGTCCCCGGCGTGGTGGCCGAGCCGCGCGAAGACGTGCGACCCAGTCACTTCGTTATCCAGGACGACCAGTGGTCGATACAGCCGGTCGACGTGTCGGGCCGCACCGCGACCCTTCAGGTAGAGACGCGCATCCGTCACTGGGGCGGAGTGGGTGAGAACGTTACCGTGGCCGTTCGCGCTGTCGACTCCAAGTCCGGCCTGCTCGAAGACCGGACAGAGACAGACCTCGGCGCTATCGAAGGCGAACGGGAGACGCCCGTCCGGACCAATCTCACGGTCGCGCGACAGGGCGGGTATCACGTCGAGACGTTCGTCTTCGAGGACAGCGTCACCGAGGCCGAACACCGCCGTTCCATCAGCGGCGTCGAGGCATTGAAACCGGCGTACGCCCGGTCACCCGTCGAGTTCCACGACTACGGGGGCGGCGAGTCCGGGAAGCCCACGATAGACAAACGGATCGAGGCGGTAGAGGACGGCACGGCGACGCTGGAACTCACGCCTCACCTTACGAACCAGGGCGACGATACCGCCGGTGACGTGACGCTCGTCGTCACCGCTCGCCAGGCCGACTCCCACGTCGTCGCCGGCCAGGCCCAGACCGATGTGGGGTCGATACGCCCCGGCCGAACGGCCAGGCCGACGGTCGAACTGACCGTCCCCGAAGAGTACAACTACTGGCTCGACGCCACCCTGCTGAAAGACGGCGTCGTCGTCGACACGATCAGCGAACCGGCCAACCTGGACCCCCAGGAAACCCTGGAGGAGGACGAACGCCAGACGGAAGTCACGTTCGACGCCGGCGATTTCACCGGGACGGAACGGGACCACAGTCAGGACCGGAGCTCGGAGACGCCGACCGGTTCCAGCGGCCCCGGCTTCGGCACGGCCATCGCGCTGGTCGGACTCGTCGGCGCAGCACTACTCGCGGCACGGAGGAACCAATGACAGAGAACGTCGACACAGAGAACACTAACGACATGGCGACCGGATCGGACAGCCAGTACGACTACGACGGCGGCGACGACAAGACCATCGTCGACCACCTGCAGTGGGCACTGTTCGTCATCCTCATCCTGGTCGTGCTCGTGGCGACCTTCCAGTTCTACTTCGCCGCGTCGTCGGCCATCGACCAGTTCGTGACCGGTCGGTACCGGTCTATCTTCCAGGCCGGGTTCAACCTCGCCATCCTGCTGGTCAGCGGCCTCGGGCTGTCGCTGCTGGTCCGCAACATGCGGTAGACGACAATCCTTTTCCGCTGCCCGCGCAAATCCGGGCGTATGGCAGACGACGAACCTGCGGACGACGACGTCGAGGGCGAGGAGAGCCAGGACGACGACCAGAAGTCCTTCCGCGAGCGCGTCGAGGAGATTCGCCAGGAACGCGCCGAAGAGCGCGAGGAAGGCGAGGGCGAGGGCGAGATGAGCCGCGAGGAGCGCATGGAAGAGATGATGGGCGGCGGCGGCGGCCCCGGCGGTATGGGGGGCGGCGGCAACCCCTTCGCGCAGATGATGGGCGGCATGATGGGCGGCGGCGGGCCGGGCGGGATGGGCGGCGGCCCCGGTGGCATGGGCGGCGGCCCGCCGGGCGCCGGCCGACAGGAGGAGAGCGGTGGCGACGAGGAACTGACGCGAGAGGTCCGAAAGCTCCGCGACGAGGTCCACGACGTCCGT
This region includes:
- a CDS encoding DUF2797 domain-containing protein, with translation MQVVGYRARTNEPAALRIADGGTVRDEWLEPGDELAYSLGDRHCAGTVDYSDAHGDTDGDESDDVHLPCDAEKAPYCDVHTSRWPCARCTGNCDMPIDNCHEEHAIYLAAFAPDVFKVGVTKPWRLERRLREQGADRAAHLRTVANGRVAREIEAEIATDVGDRVRVPTKMQGFHEPVDDGAWADLLAEYDYETTFEFDYGLGLADRPMPETIATGTVVGAKGRVVILENGGTTYAVDLRDLVGYEVEDEGSDRELQSSLGAFS